From a single Lolium rigidum isolate FL_2022 chromosome 7, APGP_CSIRO_Lrig_0.1, whole genome shotgun sequence genomic region:
- the LOC124674520 gene encoding BTB/POZ and MATH domain-containing protein 5-like, producing MDDDVGEASPPPGPAPAPAPAPSSRDMAASPTSSRSVTETVNGSHRFVIQGYSLAKGMGVGKHIASETFTVGGYQWAIYFYPDGKNPEDNSAYVSVFIALASEGTDVRALFELTLQDQSGKGKHKVHSHFDRSLESGPYTLKYRGSMWGYKRFFRRTALETSDFLKDDCLKINCTVGVVVSTIDYSRPHSIQVPDSDIGYHFGSLLDSNEGVDVILNVGGERFHAHKLVLAARSSVFRSKLFDDELDGEKNEVDQSENLKEIVIDDIEPKVFKAMLHFIYRDSLVDDCELDASSSGGSIFDTLAAKLLAAADKYDLARLKLLCESYLCKGISVVSVASTLALADSHHAMELKTVCLKFAAENLSAVIRTEGFDYLKDNCPSLQSEILRTVAGCEEPCSSGGKSQSVWGQLSDGGDTSGRRVRPRI from the exons ATGGACGACGACGTCGGCGAAGCCTCCCCGCCGCCAGGCcctgcccccgcccccgcccccgccccgtcgtcgcgggACATGGCGGCGTCCCCGACCAGCTCGCGCTCCGTCACGGAGACGGTGAACGGCTCCCACCGCTTCGTCATCCAGGGCTACTCCCTCGCCAAGGGCATGGGCGTCGGGAAGCACATCGCCAGCGAGACCTTCACCGTCGGCGGCTACCAGTGGGCCATCTACTTCTACCCCGACGGGAAGAACCCAGAGGACAACTCCGCCTACGTCTCCGTCTTCATCGCGCTAGCCTCCGAGGGCACCGACGTACGCGCCCTATTCGAGCTCACGCTGCAGGACCAGAGCGGCAAGGGAAAGCACAAGGTCCACTCACACTTCGACCGGTCGCTCGAGTCAGGGCCATACACCCTCAAGTACAGAGGCTCCATGTG GGGTTACAAACGGTTCTTTCGGCGAACTGCTCTTGAGACATCTGACTTTCTTAAAGATGATTGCTTGAAGATAAATTGCACTGTGGGTGTTGTGGTGTCGACTATTGATTACTCCAGGCCACACTCCATTCAGGTTCCGGACTCTGACATTGGCTACCACTTTGGTTCGCTGTTGGACAGTAATGAAGGGGTTGATGTTATTCTTAATGTGGGGGGAGAGAGATTTCATGCCCATAAGCTGGTGTTGGCTGCACGATCATCTGTATTTAGATCTAAACTTTTTGATGATGAATTGGATGGAGAGAAGAATGAGGTTGACCAGAGCGAGAATCTCAAAGAGATTGTTATCGATGATATAGAGCCAAAGGTTTTCAAG GCGATGCTTCATTTCATCTACAGAGATTCCCTCGTTGATGATTGTGAGTTGGATGCATCAAGCTCTGGGGGTTCTATTTTTGATACTTTGGCGGCAAAATTGTTGGCTGCAGCAGACAAGTATGACTTAGCAAGGCTAAAATTGCTCTGTGAATCTTACTTGTGCAAAGGCATTTCTGTGGTCTCAGTTGCGAGTACTCTAGCATTGGCTGATAGTCACCATGCTATGGAGCTTAAAACTGTTTGCCTAAAATTTGCTGCGGAAAATCTTTCAG CTGTGATCCGGACCGAAGGGTTTGATTACCTCAAGGACAATTGCCCATCACTCCAGTCAGAGATACTGAGAACTGTTGCTGGGTGTGAGGAACCGTGCAGTAGTGGCGGGAAGAGCCAGAGCGTATGGGGGCAGCTCTCAGATGGTGGTGACACGAGTGGCCGTAGGGTTAGGCCAAGGATCTGA